The following proteins are co-located in the Blastopirellula marina genome:
- a CDS encoding arylsulfatase has protein sequence MNDLNNNYFFDPKRGFTMRYLLGLLGCLVLSSTTFAQAMLPEPPAPFQGKIGLTYKDSEAVKPELKIPATFGLKDPPNILIVLIDDCGYGQMGTFGGGIPTPTMDRIAKNGLRYTRFHTTALCSPTRAALLTGRNHHSVASGVIGEAGTGFPGYSGVIPSSAGTFAEILREYGYSNAWFGKNHNVPDWETSLVGPFDRWSDGLGFDYFYGFVGGDTDQYHPALVEGRKRIEPPETNEDGSPYHFTTDIADKAIRMMRASKAVAPQRPFLVYFATGATHAPHQVPQEWIDKFDGKFDGGWDKYREETFARQKEMGIIPANAKLTPRPESLPAWDSLPEDQRKVYARMMEVFAGFTAHTDHEVGRVIDAIDEMGELDNTIVLYMAGDNGSSAEGGLEGLLNEMTFFNAVPEPLEMKLDAIDTLGTDQHYNHFPAAWAHAMDTPYQWTKQIASHFGGTRNGMAISWPNGIKARGEIRDQFHHVIDIAPTLLEIVGVEAPVEIDGIAQKPIEGVSMVYTFDDADAKDRRTTQYFEMMGNQGIYHDGWMASAMRGAPWLSENEPMDLLNMPWELYNVEEDFTQTNNLAEKEPEKLKEMVKLFFAEAAKYNVLPLDDRKTERLNVENRPSLTEGRTKFVYPNLLRLPEGASPDLKHKSHTITADVEIPESGAEGMLFTQGGRFAGYGLFVKDGKLVYHYNLVGVDRYTIESTQRLSPGKAKLKAVYETDSDKPFAGADVTLFVNDQEVGKGRVEKSIPNRVTLDETLDIGFDTGTPVMEGYDMPFDFTGKLKTVTIELK, from the coding sequence ATGAACGATCTCAACAACAACTACTTCTTCGACCCCAAGCGAGGATTCACCATGCGATACTTACTCGGTTTACTCGGCTGCCTGGTACTTTCCAGTACCACGTTTGCCCAAGCCATGCTTCCCGAACCTCCGGCTCCCTTCCAAGGCAAGATCGGCCTGACGTACAAAGACTCGGAAGCCGTCAAACCCGAGTTAAAGATCCCTGCCACGTTCGGCCTGAAAGATCCGCCGAACATTTTGATCGTTTTGATCGACGACTGCGGCTACGGCCAAATGGGAACCTTCGGGGGCGGCATCCCCACGCCCACCATGGACCGTATCGCCAAGAACGGTCTGCGATACACACGCTTTCATACCACGGCACTTTGCTCTCCCACGCGGGCCGCGCTGCTCACCGGACGCAATCATCATTCGGTCGCCAGTGGTGTGATCGGTGAAGCCGGAACAGGTTTCCCCGGCTACTCGGGCGTCATCCCATCTTCCGCCGGCACCTTCGCGGAAATCTTGCGTGAGTATGGCTACTCAAACGCCTGGTTCGGGAAAAATCATAACGTGCCAGACTGGGAGACCAGCCTGGTTGGTCCGTTCGATCGCTGGTCGGATGGACTTGGCTTCGACTACTTCTATGGCTTTGTCGGTGGCGACACCGATCAATACCATCCTGCCTTGGTCGAAGGCCGGAAGCGAATCGAACCCCCTGAAACCAACGAAGATGGCTCGCCGTATCACTTCACCACCGATATCGCCGACAAAGCGATTCGTATGATGCGGGCCTCGAAAGCGGTTGCTCCGCAGCGTCCGTTTTTGGTTTACTTCGCCACCGGGGCCACGCATGCCCCACACCAGGTCCCGCAAGAGTGGATCGATAAATTCGACGGCAAGTTCGATGGCGGCTGGGATAAGTATCGCGAAGAAACGTTCGCCCGCCAAAAGGAAATGGGCATCATCCCGGCCAATGCCAAGCTGACGCCTCGTCCCGAATCGCTACCTGCTTGGGATTCACTGCCGGAAGACCAGCGCAAGGTCTATGCCCGCATGATGGAAGTCTTCGCTGGGTTCACCGCCCATACCGACCACGAGGTCGGCCGCGTGATCGATGCGATTGACGAAATGGGCGAACTCGATAACACGATCGTCCTGTATATGGCCGGTGACAACGGTTCCAGTGCGGAAGGGGGCCTGGAAGGTCTGCTTAACGAAATGACCTTCTTCAATGCTGTGCCCGAGCCGTTAGAAATGAAGCTCGACGCGATTGATACGCTCGGTACCGACCAGCACTACAATCACTTCCCAGCCGCGTGGGCCCATGCCATGGATACGCCGTATCAGTGGACGAAGCAAATCGCCAGCCACTTCGGCGGCACACGCAACGGCATGGCTATCTCGTGGCCAAACGGCATCAAAGCACGTGGCGAGATCCGTGATCAATTCCACCATGTGATCGACATCGCCCCAACGCTGCTCGAGATCGTCGGCGTCGAAGCCCCGGTCGAGATCGACGGGATCGCTCAGAAACCGATCGAAGGGGTCAGCATGGTCTATACCTTCGACGATGCCGACGCAAAAGATCGCCGCACGACGCAGTACTTCGAGATGATGGGCAATCAAGGGATCTACCACGACGGCTGGATGGCCAGCGCGATGCGTGGCGCGCCGTGGCTCAGCGAAAACGAACCGATGGATCTGCTGAACATGCCCTGGGAACTTTACAACGTCGAGGAAGACTTCACGCAGACCAATAACCTGGCGGAGAAAGAACCTGAGAAGCTGAAGGAGATGGTTAAGCTCTTCTTCGCCGAAGCCGCCAAGTACAACGTGCTTCCCCTGGACGATCGTAAAACGGAACGACTCAACGTCGAAAATCGCCCCAGCTTGACCGAGGGACGCACCAAGTTCGTTTACCCGAATCTCTTACGTCTTCCGGAAGGCGCATCGCCCGATCTGAAGCACAAAAGCCACACCATCACCGCCGACGTCGAAATTCCTGAGTCTGGGGCTGAAGGGATGCTGTTCACGCAAGGGGGTCGCTTCGCCGGGTATGGCCTGTTCGTGAAAGATGGCAAGCTGGTCTATCACTACAACCTGGTTGGCGTCGATCGCTACACCATCGAATCGACCCAGCGTCTTTCCCCTGGCAAAGCGAAGCTGAAAGCGGTTTACGAGACCGACTCCGACAAACCCTTCGCCGGGGCGGATGTCACCTTGTTCGTCAACGATCAAGAGGTCGGCAAAGGCCGCGTCGAGAAAAGCATTCCCAATCGTGTCACCTTGGACGAAACCTTGGACATCGGCTTCGATACCGGCACACCGGTCATGGAAGGGTATGACATGCCGTTCGACTTCACCGGCAAACTGAAAACCGTGACGATCGAACTGAAGTAA
- a CDS encoding DNA polymerase beta superfamily protein: MNYDPRLQQHVDQHPYPLLFATISGAHLYGFPSPDSDFDLRGVHVLPLPEVVGLKTGRETVEKTGFYDGLELDLVTHDVKKFCGLMLKKNGYVLEQVLSPLVVLTSPEHARLRELAVDCVTKHHAHHYLGFATTQWKLFAKEEPPRVKPLLYVYRVLLTGIHLMRTGEVEANLVRLNETFRLPQLPELIERKLVGPEKGMLEAADVAFHHREYERLVAKLETAYAESKLPETATAADGLNELLIEVRTASK; this comes from the coding sequence ATGAACTACGATCCACGTCTGCAACAACACGTTGACCAGCATCCTTACCCGCTGTTGTTCGCTACGATCAGCGGGGCGCATCTATATGGCTTTCCATCGCCTGATTCGGACTTCGATCTGCGAGGTGTGCATGTGCTGCCTCTGCCGGAAGTGGTTGGTTTGAAGACCGGTCGCGAGACGGTTGAGAAGACTGGCTTTTACGATGGGCTGGAGCTCGACCTGGTAACGCACGATGTGAAGAAGTTCTGCGGGCTGATGCTGAAGAAGAACGGGTACGTGCTGGAGCAAGTTCTTTCGCCTCTGGTTGTGCTGACTTCGCCGGAGCATGCCCGCTTGCGAGAACTGGCGGTGGACTGCGTGACGAAGCATCATGCGCACCATTACCTCGGGTTCGCGACGACGCAGTGGAAGTTGTTCGCGAAGGAAGAGCCGCCGCGCGTCAAACCGCTGCTGTACGTCTATCGCGTATTGCTAACCGGGATCCATCTGATGCGGACGGGCGAAGTCGAAGCGAACCTCGTGCGCCTGAACGAAACATTCCGCCTGCCGCAACTGCCAGAGCTAATCGAAAGGAAGCTTGTGGGCCCAGAGAAAGGCATGCTCGAAGCGGCCGACGTGGCATTCCACCACCGCGAGTACGAGCGCCTGGTAGCAAAGTTGGAGACCGCTTATGCCGAGAGCAAATTGCCAGAGACTGCCACGGCGGCCGATGGGCTGAATGAGCTTTTGATTGAAGTGAGGACTGCGTCGAAGTGA
- a CDS encoding acyltransferase family protein, translated as MEYQREIDGLRAVAVVAVLLFHAGAPGFSGGFVGVDIFFVISGYLITGIIMRDLRQSSFSITSFYERRARRILPALYCMIFATIPVSYYMMMPSQLQDFSQSLVAVSVFCANIFFYLKSGYFEPNSELSPLLHTWSLAVEEQYYFIFPVFLVIVHYWLRKALIPLIVLLGVASFALAQAQLNYDPAASFFLPLGRAWELMIGALLSFLPRFKQRSGFQWELGAGLGALLMIISINQLTAEMPFPGLLAIPATLGAAMAIYCASPNNLTGKVLGSPLFVGLGLISYSTYLWHHPLFAAVRVYYISEPPLGLFIALVIVSIGLGYLSWRYIEKPFRNKELVSRKQLAVYCALPIVSVCVLGLIGDRTDGFAKMKYNQAGPLFRDFDERLAQLSRERHKAWKEILAESAEQFSGNNSQERVLVVGDSRGEDLYVSLKLNESSFPQTEFRYQRLDDLCFSTLKNSQSLSGGKCRKEAEEFLKRIQVESPDIILISCGWQLGSAENLETLLDWCGGADVVVFGNASFNEINSLFFAISSRNIPREDWPDFFAQNIHIRSKDASLQVQKVTIQRGIPFVDVYRMFEIDPSSNAGRMAFNLMTEEGDPLIIDQTHLTVEGAKRFGSFIAKVNPLRMSRRPNH; from the coding sequence ATGGAATACCAACGCGAAATTGATGGCTTAAGAGCCGTGGCCGTGGTTGCAGTTCTGTTGTTTCACGCTGGTGCTCCTGGTTTCAGTGGCGGATTCGTCGGTGTTGATATCTTTTTTGTGATCAGCGGATATCTGATCACCGGTATCATCATGCGGGATCTTAGGCAAAGTTCGTTCTCGATCACGAGCTTCTATGAACGACGAGCACGTCGAATCCTGCCAGCGCTTTATTGCATGATATTCGCTACGATTCCCGTGTCGTACTACATGATGATGCCAAGCCAGTTGCAGGACTTTTCGCAAAGTCTCGTCGCTGTTTCCGTCTTTTGCGCGAACATCTTCTTCTATCTCAAAAGTGGCTACTTTGAACCGAACAGCGAGCTGAGCCCGTTGCTGCACACTTGGAGTCTAGCGGTTGAGGAACAGTACTATTTTATCTTTCCTGTCTTTCTGGTGATTGTGCATTATTGGCTTCGTAAGGCACTGATACCGTTAATCGTGTTGTTGGGAGTCGCCAGTTTCGCATTGGCCCAGGCACAACTCAACTACGATCCGGCCGCAAGTTTCTTTTTGCCCTTGGGTAGAGCTTGGGAATTGATGATTGGGGCTCTTTTGAGTTTTCTGCCTAGGTTTAAGCAGCGGTCGGGGTTTCAGTGGGAGTTAGGAGCGGGACTGGGCGCTTTGTTGATGATCATATCGATTAATCAACTTACTGCAGAAATGCCCTTTCCTGGCCTGTTAGCAATCCCCGCTACGCTAGGCGCCGCAATGGCAATTTACTGTGCGTCTCCTAACAATCTCACCGGTAAGGTGTTGGGAAGCCCATTGTTCGTTGGACTGGGGCTCATCAGTTACAGTACCTATCTATGGCATCACCCTCTATTTGCGGCCGTGCGGGTTTATTACATTAGCGAACCTCCTTTGGGGCTCTTCATCGCATTGGTAATTGTTTCGATCGGACTTGGTTATCTCAGTTGGCGTTACATTGAAAAACCATTTCGGAATAAGGAGCTCGTTTCGCGAAAGCAGCTTGCCGTTTACTGCGCATTGCCGATTGTTTCGGTTTGTGTACTAGGATTGATCGGGGATCGAACCGATGGATTTGCGAAAATGAAATACAATCAAGCCGGGCCATTGTTTCGCGATTTTGACGAACGCTTGGCTCAGCTTTCCCGTGAAAGACATAAGGCTTGGAAAGAAATCTTGGCGGAATCAGCTGAGCAATTCTCGGGTAACAACTCGCAAGAACGCGTATTAGTGGTAGGCGATTCACGAGGAGAGGATCTGTATGTTTCGCTAAAGCTCAATGAGAGCTCTTTTCCTCAGACAGAGTTTCGCTACCAGCGTCTAGACGATCTGTGCTTTTCCACGCTCAAAAATTCGCAATCACTTTCCGGCGGTAAATGCCGTAAAGAGGCAGAAGAATTTCTTAAGCGTATTCAAGTTGAATCGCCAGACATAATTCTAATCTCCTGCGGTTGGCAATTGGGTAGTGCTGAAAATCTGGAGACCCTACTTGATTGGTGCGGTGGTGCCGATGTGGTGGTTTTTGGCAACGCTTCATTTAACGAGATCAACTCTCTTTTTTTTGCGATTTCGAGCCGCAACATTCCAAGAGAAGATTGGCCTGACTTCTTCGCACAAAACATTCATATCCGAAGCAAAGACGCCTCGCTCCAAGTCCAAAAAGTCACGATACAACGTGGCATTCCATTCGTAGACGTTTATCGCATGTTTGAGATTGACCCTTCATCTAACGCGGGTAGGATGGCATTCAATCTGATGACCGAAGAGGGCGACCCTCTTATCATTGATCAAACTCACCTCACCGTGGAGGGAGCAAAGCGGTTCGGCAGTTTTATCGCAAAGGTAAATCCCTTAAGGATGTCTCGTCGTCCAAATCATTGA
- a CDS encoding arylsulfatase — protein MKTLHRTAVATMLACFTLLSGAFTPATCAAQETKSKPNILIIWGDDVGMWNISAYHRGMMGGSTPNIDRLAKEGMIFMDHYAQASCTAGRAAFILGQYPIRTGLSTVGLPGAKEGIQASDPTLAQMLKPLGYATGQFGKNHLGDRDEHLPTNHGFDEFFGILYHLNAGEYPEQYDYPKDEATQEKLHLKQRGVIHSKKLADGSQEIEDLGEWGRERQRNLDEEVLTESKRFITDAVKADKPFFVWHNTTRMHYRTNLNDEYDGKSGYGLYADGMMEMDDDVGALLDLIEELGVADNTIVMFSTDNGAASNSWPDGGNQPFHGEKGAGAWEGGFRVPMLVRWPSKIPAGVATGEFMTMEDWMPTLMSFVGQKDVKEQLLSGTEIGDTTYKVHLDGYDQSDLLLNQGPSKRKEFFYFTEDKFHGMRHGDWKLLFIDQEKWFRAQQPALSTPFVINLKLDPFERFIEARGYDEWAENHSWILGQAGSKIGAFVKTFEQFPPSQKSMSLQVDAVSNMINSRAVAR, from the coding sequence GTGAAAACCCTCCACAGAACCGCAGTAGCCACGATGCTGGCCTGTTTCACGCTCCTAAGCGGAGCGTTCACGCCAGCAACTTGTGCTGCCCAAGAGACGAAATCGAAACCGAACATCCTCATCATCTGGGGTGACGATGTCGGCATGTGGAACATCAGTGCCTACCATCGCGGCATGATGGGTGGCTCGACTCCCAATATCGATCGCTTGGCCAAAGAAGGCATGATCTTCATGGATCACTACGCCCAGGCCTCGTGCACGGCAGGCCGCGCGGCGTTCATCCTCGGTCAGTACCCGATCCGCACTGGGTTAAGCACCGTCGGCCTTCCTGGCGCCAAGGAAGGGATTCAAGCTTCCGATCCGACCCTTGCGCAAATGCTCAAGCCGCTTGGCTATGCGACCGGGCAGTTCGGCAAGAATCACCTTGGCGATCGCGACGAGCATCTTCCCACCAATCACGGATTCGACGAGTTCTTTGGCATTCTGTATCATCTCAACGCTGGCGAATACCCGGAACAGTACGATTACCCCAAGGATGAAGCGACTCAGGAAAAGCTCCACCTCAAGCAGCGGGGTGTGATCCATTCCAAGAAGCTCGCCGATGGATCGCAAGAGATTGAGGATCTCGGCGAATGGGGACGCGAACGCCAACGCAATCTTGATGAAGAAGTTCTGACCGAGTCGAAGCGATTCATCACCGACGCCGTCAAAGCAGACAAGCCATTCTTCGTCTGGCACAACACCACGCGGATGCACTACCGCACCAACCTCAACGACGAATACGACGGCAAGAGTGGCTACGGACTGTACGCCGACGGCATGATGGAAATGGACGACGACGTCGGCGCACTGCTCGACTTGATCGAAGAGCTGGGCGTGGCGGACAACACGATTGTGATGTTCTCCACCGACAACGGCGCCGCTTCCAACTCGTGGCCTGATGGCGGCAATCAGCCGTTCCACGGCGAAAAAGGGGCCGGTGCTTGGGAAGGAGGCTTCCGCGTCCCGATGCTTGTCCGTTGGCCCAGCAAGATCCCAGCCGGTGTTGCGACAGGCGAGTTCATGACGATGGAAGATTGGATGCCAACCCTCATGTCGTTCGTCGGCCAGAAGGATGTCAAAGAGCAACTCCTCAGCGGCACCGAGATCGGCGACACGACCTATAAGGTTCATCTCGATGGCTACGACCAGAGTGATCTGCTGTTAAACCAGGGACCATCCAAGCGAAAAGAGTTCTTCTATTTTACGGAAGACAAATTTCACGGGATGCGCCATGGCGATTGGAAACTACTGTTCATCGACCAGGAAAAATGGTTCCGCGCTCAACAGCCCGCACTTTCAACGCCGTTCGTCATCAACCTGAAACTCGATCCCTTTGAACGCTTCATCGAAGCCCGCGGGTATGACGAATGGGCCGAGAACCACAGTTGGATCCTCGGTCAGGCCGGCTCGAAGATTGGCGCTTTCGTGAAAACGTTCGAGCAATTCCCGCCGAGCCAGAAAAGCATGTCGCTGCAAGTCGATGCCGTCAGCAACATGATCAACTCCCGCGCGGTCGCCCGCTGA
- a CDS encoding DNA polymerase beta superfamily protein — MSSVMTVHHHDNLIYSPGTQVVSLRDVVGQGGRILHPRGAVGVIVKSPVDLTHDYRVRFLDGVEESLKPSEISQLALFKEGQLSAGRGLEQNSDLYQHVIYQCIIGSQAYGLADDQSDIDRRGIFLPPAERHWSLAGVPEQIECDQTQEAYWEVQKFLVLALKANPNVLECLYSPLVEKATPLAEKLLAMRSIFLSKLVFQTYNGYVFSQFKKMQADLRNQGRVKWKHVMHLIRLLMSGIHVLREGEVQVRVEEHRDQLLAIKRGELPWKETEKLRTELHRQFNEAVRNTRLPERPDYETANAFLVTARREAAGLMEEKRG, encoded by the coding sequence ATGTCTTCTGTTATGACCGTTCATCATCACGACAACTTGATCTATTCGCCCGGCACCCAGGTGGTGAGCCTGCGCGATGTTGTCGGACAAGGTGGGCGAATTTTGCACCCGCGTGGTGCGGTGGGCGTAATTGTCAAGTCGCCGGTCGATCTGACGCACGACTATCGCGTTCGCTTCTTAGACGGCGTGGAAGAATCGCTGAAGCCGAGTGAAATCTCGCAGCTGGCGTTGTTCAAAGAAGGACAACTGAGCGCTGGTCGAGGGCTCGAGCAGAACAGTGACCTGTACCAGCACGTCATCTACCAGTGCATTATTGGTTCGCAAGCGTACGGCCTGGCAGACGATCAATCCGATATCGACCGACGCGGCATCTTTCTCCCTCCCGCCGAGCGGCATTGGTCCTTAGCAGGTGTGCCAGAGCAAATTGAGTGCGACCAAACGCAGGAAGCGTACTGGGAAGTGCAGAAGTTTCTAGTGCTGGCACTCAAGGCGAACCCAAACGTGCTGGAGTGTCTCTATTCACCCTTAGTGGAGAAGGCAACGCCGCTGGCAGAGAAGTTGCTCGCGATGCGATCGATCTTTCTCTCGAAGCTGGTCTTCCAAACGTACAACGGGTATGTCTTTTCGCAGTTCAAGAAGATGCAGGCCGACCTTCGCAATCAGGGGCGTGTGAAGTGGAAGCATGTGATGCACCTGATCCGCTTGCTGATGTCGGGCATTCATGTGCTGCGCGAAGGAGAAGTCCAAGTTCGCGTCGAAGAGCACCGCGATCAGTTGCTGGCAATCAAGCGGGGGGAACTTCCGTGGAAAGAAACCGAAAAGCTGCGGACCGAACTGCATCGGCAGTTCAACGAAGCAGTCAGGAACACCCGCCTGCCGGAGCGACCAGATTATGAAACCGCGAATGCTTTCCTGGTAACGGCTCGGCGCGAGGCGGCCGGTTTGATGGAAGAGAAACGTGGTTAG